A stretch of DNA from Basfia succiniciproducens:
TAGCGAAAGATTTACGCCGCACAGGATTTGACTTGCCTTATTCCGAACCTGAGAAAATTAAATTTGATCATTTCTCCAAAGAATCACCGAATAGCTGCGTTATTTTCACTTACGGGTTGGGGGAGTCGGATAAAACTAAACTTAAAAAGCAAAATACAGAGGAAGATACGAAAGTAGTATTGGGTTATAGGCTATATAATCAGCGGCTGGAAGCGATTCCGCAGGCGAAGAAAACCAATACTGAACGCAATGAAAAAACCTTAGTTGAAGGTTGTTCTTTGCGCTTAGGCTGGGAACAATTGATTGATTCGGATAAATTTGCCGTAAGTCAGTTGCAATTTAAATGGCTTGTTGAGAAGAAAGGCATTGAGATTTATCTCAAAGGGTATTTGAAACAACAGAAATCCCTTTTTTATGAAACATCTATTATCTTACCGATCATGAATGAGGTGATGTGGGATGAGAACCTGTAAAAGTGGGTTTGCAACCCAGATGATTGTGTTTATCATTGCCGGTCTTGCTGTATCGACAATGTTGTTCACCGATGATCAGCTTCATTATCATCGTGGTATTATGGCGCAGCGTTCCGCTTATGTCAGCCAAATGGCGCAGTTGCAGAATTTGGCAATAGAACAGATGCCTGTTATTTGCCAGCAAATTTCAGACGGATTACCCGATAACACAGCAAGTTATACGTTACCCATAAGTTTATCGACCTCATCATCAAATAAAAGTGCGGTAGAAATTTCGCATTTTTTGCGTTGCCGTCGTTATTCATTGCTAGCGACCAAGCCTACCAAAAAATTTGAAAGTTATAGTACGGCAGTGAATGAAGAGAATATCGAACTGTTTCGTCATAGATTTAATCAGTCTTATATAAATGAGGACACCGGTCAAAAGGTGTTTCTTTATTGGCTTGATGAAACGACCGAATCTTTAATCCTGAGCGGTGACACCAATGCCGTGGTTATTGCAAAAGAACCGTTGAAAATTGAAGGAAAAGGGCGATTAAGAGGCGTTGTTATCAGTGATTATCCCGTAGAGCTTGAAGGCGTTCAGCTTAGTT
This window harbors:
- a CDS encoding PulJ/GspJ family protein codes for the protein MMIYRGETLVGLLISMTLSAFLILIAVQFYVYVQNTNLQVMQRLELQAELQSILQIIAKDLRRTGFDLPYSEPEKIKFDHFSKESPNSCVIFTYGLGESDKTKLKKQNTEEDTKVVLGYRLYNQRLEAIPQAKKTNTERNEKTLVEGCSLRLGWEQLIDSDKFAVSQLQFKWLVEKKGIEIYLKGYLKQQKSLFYETSIILPIMNEVMWDENL
- a CDS encoding DUF2572 family protein, producing MRTCKSGFATQMIVFIIAGLAVSTMLFTDDQLHYHRGIMAQRSAYVSQMAQLQNLAIEQMPVICQQISDGLPDNTASYTLPISLSTSSSNKSAVEISHFLRCRRYSLLATKPTKKFESYSTAVNEENIELFRHRFNQSYINEDTGQKVFLYWLDETTESLILSGDTNAVVIAKEPLKIEGKGRLRGVVISDYPVELEGVQLSYNKYVMDFIYREFSLWKLAERSWSDFDAENN